ATCCGCCGGGAGCCCCCGGTCGGCGCGCCACTCCGCGAGGTCGGCGCGGACGTCGGTGGAGAAGGCGTCCATCAGGATGGCGTTGCCGGCGAGCACGTCGCCAGCGCGTTCGGCGTCCGCGAGCCCGTCACGGTCGACGAGCAGCGCGCGAGCGGTCATCTCCTGCACGTTCAGCACCGAGCGGATCTGGCCCGGGATCTTTGCCTCGATGTTGTGGCACTGGTCGAGCATGAACGCGACCTCGCTGTCGGGCCCGTACCCCCCGCCGCGGACGACCTCGAACAGGATGCGGAACAGCTGGAACGGATCGGCGGCCCCGACGATCAGGTCGTCGTCGGCGTAGAAGCGCGAGTTGAAGTCGAACGAGCCGAGGCGACCGAGCCGCAGCAGCTGCATCACGACGAACTCGATGTTCGTGCCCGGTGCGTGGTGACCGGTGTCGAGGCAGACGACCGCGCGGTCGCCGAGTGCGACGCAGTGCACGTACGCGGTGCCCCAGTCGGGAACGTCGGTCGCGTAGAACGCGGGCTCGAAGAGCTTGTACTCGAGCACGAGCCGCTGGTGCGGACCGAGCCGTGCGTAGACCTGGCGGAGCGAGTCGGCGAGACGCGCCTGTCGGTCGCGCAGGTCGGCCTGGCCGGGATAGTTCGCGCCGTCGGGCAGCCAGATCTTCAGGTCGCGACCGCCGGTGACGTCCATGATGTCGACGCACTCGACCATGTGCGCGATCGCCTTCGCACGCACGCGTTCGTCGACGTGGGTGAGGCTGCCGAGCTTGTAGTCGTCGTCCTGGAAGGTGTTCGTGTTGACGGTGCCGAGCCGGACGCCGAGGTCCTCCGCGTGGCGTCGGAGCTTGTCGAAGTCGTCGACCCGGTCCCACGGGATGTGCAGCGCGACGGACGGTGCGAGCCCCGTCATCCGGTGGACCTGTGCGGCGTCGGCCACCTTCTCGTAGGGGTCGCGCGGGACGCCCGGTTGCGCGAAGACCTTGAAGCGCGTCCCCGAGTTGCCGAACGCCCACGACGGCACCTCGATCGCCTGGTACTCGAGATCGGCGGCGATGTCGGCGAACGTCTTCATCGGTCTCCCCTCGACCGTGGCGACCCCGAGCGATGTTCGAACGTGTGAGATCGTACAAGTCGCGGGGAGAGATCGAAACCTGGCCCCGGCTACGAGCTGCGCGCCCGGTGCTCGCTGTCGTCGGTCAGCGTCGCGAACCCCTGCCGCCAGCTCGGGTACCTCGGCTGCCAGCCGAGCTCCCGCCTCGCCTTGGCGTTCGACGCGCCCCTGACCGACGTCATCATCGCGACGGCGACGTCGCCGGCGAGCAGACGCCCCAACCAGACGGGGACGTGCCGGGGCGGCTTCGCGCCCGCGTCCCGGGCGAGCACGGGCAGCCACTCGCGGACCGGGGCCGGGTCGTCGTCCACGATGTTGTAGATGCCGCGGCGGCCGTGCTCGATCGCGGCGAGCGTCGCCGCGGCCGCGTCGTCGATGTGCACGAACGACCACACGCCGGTGCCGTCGCCCACGATCGGGAAGCGCCGCTTGCGGACCGCGTCCAGGTGCACGCCGCCCTCGGCCATCGACGTGCCCGGCCCGTAGAACCCGCCGTAGCGCAGCACGATGCCCTCGATCCCGTCCGCGCCGGTGACCGTGGACTCGAGGTGCTTGATCGCCTCGATGACGCGCCTCGCGGCAGGCAGGGGATCCGGGTCGAGCGGGTCGTCCTCGCTCTTCACCATCGGCCCGGTCCGCTGGTACGGCCACCCGGCGTAGCTCTGCGCGACGAACCGCTCGGCGCCCGCCGCCCGCGCCGCTTCGAGCAGGTGGTCCGTGCCCTCCGTGCGGAGCCGGTTGGTCCCCGCGAACATCTCGTCCATCTTGCGGAAGCTCTGGCCCATGTCCGCCAGCGCGGTGGCCTCGTGCACGACGGCGTCGGGCGCGGCACGCACGACCGCATCCATCACGGCGTCGCGGTCCAACACGTCGAGCAGGACGGGCTCCGCACCCGCGGCGCGCAGCGCCGGCAGCTTCGTGTCCGTCGTCGTCGTGGCCACGACGTCGTGACCGTGGGCGACGAGCAGCGGCACCAGCCGCTTGCCGATCGCGCCCGATCCGCCCGCAAGGAAGATCCTCATCGCGCCTCCTCTCGTCGGTGTCCGGCCCCTGAGACGAGACGGCGACCGCGTGCGTGACGCGGCCGCGTGTCACAGCGCACGCGGCAATACCGTCGTACGGGTGATGGACGACGTGGACGAGCAGTACGACGAGCAGTACGAGCAGTACCGGCCGCTGATGTTCTCGATCGCCTACCGGATGCTCGGGAGCGCGAGCGACGCGGAGGACGTCGTGCAGGACGCCTTCCTGCGGTTCCACCGCGTGGCCGAGCAGCAGCGGATCGACAACCCGAAGGCGTACCTCGCGCAGATCACCACCAGGCTCGGCATCGACCACCTGCGCTCGGCGCGCGTGCGACGCGAGAGCTACACCGGCACGTGGCTCCCCGAGCCGCTCCTGACGGAGCAGGCGCCCGACGTGGCCGACTACGCGGAGGCGGCGGACTCGCTCTCGATGGCCTTCCTCGTGCTGCTCGAGCGGCTCTCGCCCGTGGAGCGCGCCGTGTTCCTCCTCCACGACGTGTTCGACTACTCGTACGGCGAGGTCGCAGAGCTGACGGGCAAGAGCGAGGACAACACGCGCCAGCTCGCCGTGCGGGCGCGCCGTCACATCGCCGAGGCCAAGCCGCGCTTCGAGGCCGACCGCAAGCGGCGCGACGAGCTCGCGGACCGCTTCTTCGCGGCCGTCACCGCGGGCGACGTCGAAGGGCTCGAGCGGCTGCTCGCGGACGACGTGGTGATGTACGGCGACGGCGGTGGCAAGGCTCCGGCCGCTCCGCGCCCGGTGTACGGCGCCCGTCGCGTCGCGGGGTTCCTCCGCAACATCGCGCGCCAGGCGCAGGAGGTCGGGATCCAGCTCCACGCGGCGACGGTCAACGGCGAGCCCGGCGCGGTGGCACGCGACCCCGACGGCCGCGTCGTCGGCGTGCTGTCCCTGCACATCGCGGACGGCGCCGTCCAGTCCGTCCTCGCGGTCGTCAACCCCGACAAGCTCGGACACCTCGGCCCTGTCGGAGACATGAACGCGCTGCTGAGATCGCTACGTGGGTGACCGGCCGAGGAGCTGGTCGAGCAACGCGGGGTCCATGCGCGGGTCACGCGCGACGGGGATCACGTCGCTCGTGTCGACGAGCCAGCGCAGCACGCGGTCGCGCAGGTCGCAGGTGACGGCGATGTTCGCGGGAACCCGCGCGACGTTCAGCGTCTCGCCCGGATCGGCGCGCCGGTCGTAGAGCTCCTCGTCCTCACCTGAGCGGTAGACGTACGTCCACGCGTCGGTACGGATCGCGATCGCCCGCGCCACGAGCTCGGGCCGGTCGTGCAACAGCGTCGTCTTCACGTCGTACGGGTACTCCGCGCGCAGCTCGTTCTGCGTCTCCTCGTCGACCCGGAAGCCGCCCTCGCTGAACGCGGCATCACGACGCGCGCCGTCGACGCGTCCCGCGAGCACGGGCACGAGGCTGCGCCCGAACTGCGCGTGGCCAACGTCCGTGTCGGCGAGCTCGGACAGCGTCGGGACGAGATCGATCATCTCGACGAGACCGTCGTGCGCCATGCCCTCGCGCACGCCCGGTCCGGCGACGACGAGCGGGTTGCGGACGAGGCAGTCGTCGAGCCCCGACGGCCACTTCTCGACGAGGCCGAAGTCGCCGAGGTATTCGCCGTGGTCGGTGTAGGTGAACGTGACCGTCCGTCCCGCGACACCCGCGCGGTCGAGCGCGACGAGCAGCCGGCCGAGCTGGTCGTCGAGCCGCGACACCATGCCGGAGTAGGTGGCGGCGATCTCGGCCCAGTCCGCGTGCGTGAGGCGGTCGAGACCGCTCGCGTCGCGCAGCGCGTCCATGAAGCGCGGCTTGCCGGCCCCGCGCGGCCCGGGTGCGGGCATGTCGGCGCGGTCGTGCAGCGAGAACCACGGCTCCTCGACGGCGAAGGGCGGATGCGGCGCGAAGAGCGTCACGAAGAGCAGGAACGGCTCGGGGAGGCCCCGCTCGAGCAGCGCGATCGCGGTCTGCACGGCAGCTTCGTCCGGTGACGGGCCCGCGGGATCGAGACGACCCGTGTAGTGCGCATGGCGCATCGGATGGTCAGGTCCGAACACCGGACGGTGCGCGGCCGCCCACGCGTCGAGCGAGGGCTGCACGAGGTAGCCGAAGAAGTCCGTCGACGACGCGGTCACACCAGGCGCGAACGTGTCGCCCCGCACGCCGGGCCACGCGACGTGATAGCCCGCGGCGCGCAACGTTGCGAGGACGTTCGGCTCCCACGGCTTGAGCAAGTTGTCGAGGGTGCGGTGACCCGCGACGTGCGGATACCAGCCCGTCATCATCGCGATGCGGCTCTGCGCGCACGCGCTGTGCGGGGAGAACGCCTGCGTGAAGCGCATGCCGCGGGCGGCGAGCGCGTCGAGGTTCGGGGTACGCGCGACGGGACTGCCGAACGCGCCGATCGAGTCCGCGCGTTGCTGGTCCGTCATGAACAGCAAGAGGTTGGGTCGGCTGGAGCGGGTCACACCGTCAGGCTGTCACGCGACCGGACGGCGCGTCGCCGCGTCGAAGACCTCCGAGCTCGTGAAGTCGAGGATGACGCGCAGCTCGGCCAGCCGCAGCACGCCGTCCTCCTCGCGCGCCGTACCGAGGCAGACGCCGGTGGAGAGGTTGCTCACCGCGCCGTCGACGATCTGCGTGACGACGAGGTACGAGCGGAAGTCCGCCTCGCCCGCGCGAGACGCGCTCAGGTGCACGTTGGTCCCGTTGTGGCGCAGCGGGTACGGGCTGTTGCGGCGGTGCTCGACCTGCCACGCGACGACGTCGTCGCGACCGCGTACGTCGGCCGTGACGAACTCCTCGAACGCGGTCTGCCCGGAGTCGCTCCGGCACGTGAAGTGCGCGTCCGCGGTGAAGTAGCGCGGGAACGCGTCGAAGTTGCCCTGGTCGTAGTCGAACCACCAGCTCGCCACGAGCTGCTGCACCGCGCCGAGATCGACCATGTCGCGCCGCTCCGTCACGCGGCGAGCGGGTCGCCCATGCGGGAGAAGCACGCGGCGATGTTGGCGCCGAGGAACGATTCCCGCTGCTCCTCGGGGACCGACGCGAGCGCCGTCGCGTAGTGACCCATCGGGTCGCCACTGCCCTCGAAGTGCGGGTAGTCGGACGAGAAGACCGGGATCTCGGGCAGCACCTCGAGCGTGCCGACGGGCGACTCGTGCGCGACCGGCAGCGGCGTGACCCGCACGTTGCGGCGCACGTACTCGGCCGGGGTGAGCGGCAGCCGGTACTCGCCCAGCAGCAACGGGCTCAGCCCCGGTGTCGCGAGCGCGTCCATGCGGAACGTCGCCGGGGTGATCCAGTCGATCCCGTGCTCGGCGAAGACGACGGTCAGCTTCGGGTGGCGCTCGAACACGCCGCCCAGGACCATCGCGTTCAGGAACACGAGCGCCTGCTGGTACGGCTGCAACACGGAGATCACGCGGATGAGCGCCGGGTCGTCGGTGTTGGCCCACGCCGGGTGATAGCGCGCGGGACTGAGCCCCACGTGCACGAGCGGCACCATCCCGAGGTCGGTGACCGCCGACCACAGCCGGTCGTAGTCGGGATGGTTCGGTGGCGTGTCACCGGTCGGCTCCGACGGCATCAGGAACACCCGGCTTCCGCGCGCGCGCATGCGGGTCAGCTCGCGGACCGCCCAGTGGAGATCCTCGAACCTGACGTTCACCGCGGTCATCAGGCGTCCGTTCGTCTCCGCCGCCCGGTCGCTGAGCCACGTGTTGACCGCTTCGAGCGCCTCCATCCCGAGCACCGGATCGCTGATCGCGCGCACGAGCGTGTACCCGACACCGCTGATCACGTTCTGCACGTCGATCCCCTGCGCGTCCAGCCAGCGGACGCGCGCAGCGGTGTCGACCATGTACTGGTGCTGATCGGACCCCGGGTAACCGACCTCGGGACCGCGGTCGTCCGCGTAGATCGCGCGCATCCCGTCCGTCACGAGGCGGTCGATCGGCATGCGCTTCTCGCGCGGCACACCACGCAGCAGGTCGTCGCTGACGAAGTAGGCGAACATCTCGGGCGACCGCATCACGAAGCGCGGGTCGTCGGTCGGGAACCGCTGCGGCAGCCTGGCCTTCAGCGCGGGGAACTCGTCGAGCCAGTCGGCGGTCGGCTCGAAGTGGCTGTCGACGTCGATCACGAAGCGTCCGTTCACTTCTGCATCCCTCCCGAGACGGAGATGTCGTCGCCGGTGACGAAGGACGACGCGTCGCTCGCGAGGTAGACGACCGGGCCGACGATCTCGCTCGGGTCGGCGATGCGCTTCATCAGGGTGCCGCTCGCGACCATGTCCTTGAACCCGGGCGCGGTGCGCTCCCCGCCCTCCATCATCTCGCTCGCGAACGGCCCCGGTGACAGCACGTTCACGCGTACGTTCCAGCCCGCCCACTCCTGGGCCATGCTCTTCGTCAGGTTGACGAGCGCGGCCTTCGACGCGCCGTACGCGCAGATCGAGGCACCACCGGAGTAGGCGGCCATCGTCGCGATGTTGACGATGCTCCCGCCGCCCTGGTCACGCATGATCGGCGCGACGCACTGGCTCATCCGCAGCGGACCCTCGAGGTTCACCGAGAAGAGCTTGCGCCAGTAGTCCAGCGGCATGTCCGCGATCCCGATCCGCGCGGGGTTGATCCCCGCGTTGTTCACGAGCACGTCGATGCGTCCGAAGTGATCGCGCACCGCGTCGACGAACGGCGGGATCGCGTCCCACTCGCCGACGTGACACGCGAGCCCGAGCGTCGCGGCGCCCGTCTCGCTCGCGATCTCCTTCGCGACGACCTCGCACAGGTCCTGCTTGCGGCTGGAGACCACGACCGACGCGCCGGCAGCCGCGAGACCGGCCGCCATCGCACGCCCGATGCCCTTCGTCGACCCGGTGACGATCGCGACCTTGCGGGTCAGGTCGAAGACGCTTGGCGCAGGCATGCGACTCCCGTCACCACGGAATCTGATGTAACAGCGTTATGAGAGTAGTGCCGTGATCGCGACCGCGCCAGCGGGCCCCGTGCTTCAGGAGCGCCGGCGCCGCCCATTCGGCCGTAGTGAGCCGATCAGACGCTGCACCGTGTCGGCGAGCACCGCGGGCTTCGGCAGACGCACGTCGAGCGCCTCGAGCACGCCGATGCCCAGCTCCGCGGCGAAGACGAGCGCGAGCACCGCGGCCGGATCGACCTCGGGGTCCAACCCGTCGGCGACCCACAGGTCGCGGTATTGCTTCAGCCACCCGGCCTGCCTCTCGGCCACGACGCCGTGCAGGAGCGCGCGCACGTCCTCGTCGATGCGTGCCGCCGCGGCGCCCTCCACGAGGAGCGCGCGCAGCGCTCGACGGCGCCGGTAGTCGCGGAAGTTGTGCGCGAGATACTCGGCGAGGTGCGTCTCGGGGTACTTCGGACCGTCCTCGCCCTCGAGATCGCGCTCGATCCGCATGCGCACGGCCTCACCGAGCAGGTTGGCCTTGCCCCGGAAGTGGCCGTAGATCGCGCCCGTCGTCATGTGCAACCGGCGTGCGAGGTCACGCACGGACATCGCGCCGTAGCCAGTCTCGACGAACGCGTCGGCGGCGGCGTCGATCAGCGCGGCGCGGGTCGCGTGGGCCTTCCCGGACGTGGAGGTCGGGCGCTGCTCGCGAGGCACCGTCGAACGGTAGCCGCCCGTAACATCGTTACTGCCCGTCTGGCGCGTACCCGTCGACGAGGCCGGTGAGCCCGCTCGGTTCGTGCGGGCCGAACGCGAGCTGCTCGAGCACGCCGACGCCCTCCTTGTCCCCCATCCGCACCTTGCACAGCGTCTGGACGTGGATCGACGACGGGTCGAGCGGGGCGAAGTCGTCGAGGGCGATCGACTCACCCGCGACCTCGAGCGCGCCGTGGTTCGAGCCGTGCGAGAACCGCGGGTGCATGTAGCCGATGCCGCGCATGCGGAATGTGAACAGCTTGTCGAACGTGATCGGCGGCAGCGCCGTGCCGTCCTTCCGGTTGAGCGTGATCGTCGCGGTGGCCATCTCGCGTCGACCCGGCATCCACTGCACCGTCACGTCGCTGCGAGCCAGGTGCTCGGGCTGGGACGTGTCGGGCAGCAGCGGGACGACGAGCGCCTGCTCCAACCACCGCTCGCCGTCGCCCCGCTCGAACAGCGCGAGGTGCGTGCAGCAGTCGTCGAAGTGCAGCGGCGCCCACAGCCAGAAGACCTGCATCTCGCCGGGCTCGAAGTTCGTCGCCACCTGCTGGCCGACGCCGCGCACACCCCACGAGCGGTCGCGCGTCGCGTAGGTGCGTGACGGGTCGAGGTCGAGCGTCACCCCGGTCGGCAAGGTGATCGAGCCCTCCCACGTCCCCCACTGCGTGAGGCGCGTGTAGTCCATCATCGGGACGTTGTTGCGGACGATGTGCTGGCGGGGCTCCTCGATCGCCTCGGTCCGGGCCCGGAACGTGACGTCGGCCGTGATGCCGTGCTCGTTGTCGCGCACGACGTAGCGCAGCGCGCGCAGCGGCTCGACGACCTCGATGCGCAACGGCCCGATCTCCGTCGCGCGGTCGGCCGGCATGCGGCCCGACGCGAACACGGAGTGCTCCACACCGTCGTGCACGACGGCGAACGCCGCGTCGACGACGCCGCGGTTCGGGTAGTGACCCATCGCGCCGCCGAGGAAGAACGCGCCGTCGCGGTCGAAGCCGTTGAACCAGTACCGGTCGTAGTGGTTCGGGTCCCCCGAGACCGGCTGCGCGATCGGCGCCGGCGTCTGGTGGATCGGGTAGTCGTCGAAGGGCGTGAGCATGGCGTCTGGTTACCACGGCGTCGTGCGGCGCTCATATCAAGATCGCCGCAAACCGGCCGATTCGACGACGTAGCTCCCTCGGGCTCGTGGCGTGCTCGGCGGTCCTGGTGCACTTCTCGGGCGGCCTGATCGAGATGCACTTCGACTTCTTCGTGGTCATCGCCGCCATCGCGCTGTACCAGGACTGGCTCCCTTCGTCATCGCGATCGGCTTCACCTCGCGGAGCACTGCTGTCGGCGTCATCGTCCCGTCCTCGTGTACAACGCCGCGACGCGCAGGCGAACCCGGGGCTCTGGGCGCTCATCCACGGCGCATTCGTGTTGGCGGCCAGCGACCCACTCGGGCAACCGGCCGGCGACGAGCTGCTCGTCGCGTGCTCCACGCGGATCGAAGGATGCGTCGCATCGGCGTGCGCGTCGCGGTCGACGACTTCGGCGTCGGGCACTCGTCGCTCAGCTACCTGCGGAACCTGCCCGTGGACGTTTTGAAGATCGA
The Acidimicrobiia bacterium DNA segment above includes these coding regions:
- the rhaI gene encoding L-rhamnose isomerase, with amino-acid sequence MKTFADIAADLEYQAIEVPSWAFGNSGTRFKVFAQPGVPRDPYEKVADAAQVHRMTGLAPSVALHIPWDRVDDFDKLRRHAEDLGVRLGTVNTNTFQDDDYKLGSLTHVDERVRAKAIAHMVECVDIMDVTGGRDLKIWLPDGANYPGQADLRDRQARLADSLRQVYARLGPHQRLVLEYKLFEPAFYATDVPDWGTAYVHCVALGDRAVVCLDTGHHAPGTNIEFVVMQLLRLGRLGSFDFNSRFYADDDLIVGAADPFQLFRILFEVVRGGGYGPDSEVAFMLDQCHNIEAKIPGQIRSVLNVQEMTARALLVDRDGLADAERAGDVLAGNAILMDAFSTDVRADLAEWRADRGLPADPMRAHADSGYGERIVSERIGGTQAGWGA
- a CDS encoding NAD(P)-dependent oxidoreductase — encoded protein: MRIFLAGGSGAIGKRLVPLLVAHGHDVVATTTTDTKLPALRAAGAEPVLLDVLDRDAVMDAVVRAAPDAVVHEATALADMGQSFRKMDEMFAGTNRLRTEGTDHLLEAARAAGAERFVAQSYAGWPYQRTGPMVKSEDDPLDPDPLPAARRVIEAIKHLESTVTGADGIEGIVLRYGGFYGPGTSMAEGGVHLDAVRKRRFPIVGDGTGVWSFVHIDDAAAATLAAIEHGRRGIYNIVDDDPAPVREWLPVLARDAGAKPPRHVPVWLGRLLAGDVAVAMMTSVRGASNAKARRELGWQPRYPSWRQGFATLTDDSEHRARSS
- a CDS encoding RNA polymerase sigma-70 factor; this translates as MDDVDEQYDEQYEQYRPLMFSIAYRMLGSASDAEDVVQDAFLRFHRVAEQQRIDNPKAYLAQITTRLGIDHLRSARVRRESYTGTWLPEPLLTEQAPDVADYAEAADSLSMAFLVLLERLSPVERAVFLLHDVFDYSYGEVAELTGKSEDNTRQLAVRARRHIAEAKPRFEADRKRRDELADRFFAAVTAGDVEGLERLLADDVVMYGDGGGKAPAAPRPVYGARRVAGFLRNIARQAQEVGIQLHAATVNGEPGAVARDPDGRVVGVLSLHIADGAVQSVLAVVNPDKLGHLGPVGDMNALLRSLRG
- a CDS encoding sulfatase-like hydrolase/transferase, coding for MTRSSRPNLLLFMTDQQRADSIGAFGSPVARTPNLDALAARGMRFTQAFSPHSACAQSRIAMMTGWYPHVAGHRTLDNLLKPWEPNVLATLRAAGYHVAWPGVRGDTFAPGVTASSTDFFGYLVQPSLDAWAAAHRPVFGPDHPMRHAHYTGRLDPAGPSPDEAAVQTAIALLERGLPEPFLLFVTLFAPHPPFAVEEPWFSLHDRADMPAPGPRGAGKPRFMDALRDASGLDRLTHADWAEIAATYSGMVSRLDDQLGRLLVALDRAGVAGRTVTFTYTDHGEYLGDFGLVEKWPSGLDDCLVRNPLVVAGPGVREGMAHDGLVEMIDLVPTLSELADTDVGHAQFGRSLVPVLAGRVDGARRDAAFSEGGFRVDEETQNELRAEYPYDVKTTLLHDRPELVARAIAIRTDAWTYVYRSGEDEELYDRRADPGETLNVARVPANIAVTCDLRDRVLRWLVDTSDVIPVARDPRMDPALLDQLLGRSPT
- a CDS encoding nuclear transport factor 2 family protein — translated: MTERRDMVDLGAVQQLVASWWFDYDQGNFDAFPRYFTADAHFTCRSDSGQTAFEEFVTADVRGRDDVVAWQVEHRRNSPYPLRHNGTNVHLSASRAGEADFRSYLVVTQIVDGAVSNLSTGVCLGTAREEDGVLRLAELRVILDFTSSEVFDAATRRPVA
- a CDS encoding amidohydrolase family protein → MNGRFVIDVDSHFEPTADWLDEFPALKARLPQRFPTDDPRFVMRSPEMFAYFVSDDLLRGVPREKRMPIDRLVTDGMRAIYADDRGPEVGYPGSDQHQYMVDTAARVRWLDAQGIDVQNVISGVGYTLVRAISDPVLGMEALEAVNTWLSDRAAETNGRLMTAVNVRFEDLHWAVRELTRMRARGSRVFLMPSEPTGDTPPNHPDYDRLWSAVTDLGMVPLVHVGLSPARYHPAWANTDDPALIRVISVLQPYQQALVFLNAMVLGGVFERHPKLTVVFAEHGIDWITPATFRMDALATPGLSPLLLGEYRLPLTPAEYVRRNVRVTPLPVAHESPVGTLEVLPEIPVFSSDYPHFEGSGDPMGHYATALASVPEEQRESFLGANIAACFSRMGDPLAA
- a CDS encoding glucose 1-dehydrogenase; the protein is MPAPSVFDLTRKVAIVTGSTKGIGRAMAAGLAAAGASVVVSSRKQDLCEVVAKEIASETGAATLGLACHVGEWDAIPPFVDAVRDHFGRIDVLVNNAGINPARIGIADMPLDYWRKLFSVNLEGPLRMSQCVAPIMRDQGGGSIVNIATMAAYSGGASICAYGASKAALVNLTKSMAQEWAGWNVRVNVLSPGPFASEMMEGGERTAPGFKDMVASGTLMKRIADPSEIVGPVVYLASDASSFVTGDDISVSGGMQK
- a CDS encoding helix-turn-helix domain-containing protein, with protein sequence MPREQRPTSTSGKAHATRAALIDAAADAFVETGYGAMSVRDLARRLHMTTGAIYGHFRGKANLLGEAVRMRIERDLEGEDGPKYPETHLAEYLAHNFRDYRRRRALRALLVEGAAAARIDEDVRALLHGVVAERQAGWLKQYRDLWVADGLDPEVDPAAVLALVFAAELGIGVLEALDVRLPKPAVLADTVQRLIGSLRPNGRRRRS